From the genome of Hippoglossus stenolepis isolate QCI-W04-F060 chromosome 13, HSTE1.2, whole genome shotgun sequence:
ATAACTCCAGTGATGACCGCGGCGCGCATCCTGACAGGCAGCAGGGTGTAGATGACATGGATGAAGAACACGGTCCACCAGATGCCCTCCGACGCGCTCCTGGGCTGCACGAGCAGCACCCCGATCACCTGGatcaccagcaccagcaggaTGACCACATAGCACACAATCCACATGTGGTCCTGATGGAAGCCGTTCCTGTTGCACACCACCATGAGCACGAGTGTGAGGAAGATGGCAACGGAAAACACCACCACGAACGTGACGCTCGGCCCCGTCGCCCCACCGGAGCAGTGGAAGCCCAGCATGACGGTGAAGACCAGCACCAGCACCGCCATGAGCATGGTCAGGCTGCTCTGGTTGAGGCGGAAAAAGTAGCGCTGGTAGAGCCGCTCCAACTTCTCCGACTGGAATTTCttggatttgaaaatgtgcatgACGCTGGTGCAGCACGCCACCAGAGAAAAGTTAACATCGGGCATGACCTCCTCGTCGTTGCTCCTCTGCTTGGCTCTGCGCTCCTCCAGACCCAGCTCCACGGACTTGGGTCTCACCTCGTCGTCGGGGCGTTTCGGGGACGCGCGGCCTCGGTTCTCCTCGCCATGGTCCTGCCAAGCCGACCTGGACCTGAAGCTGACCCTGCTGACGGTGGTGGAGGCTCGCCCGGGCTGCCGGTGGTCCGGATCATCCTCCTCTCGCCACCGACTGTTAGTCCGGGTGAGCTTCTTGCGCGGGGATCTGGCAGAGTATGGGCACCCATTGGCCACGGACTCAGACTCTCCCCAAGCTGCTCTGTGCTCGGTCCCTCCCCTCAGCCTCGGCGCACCGACACCGGGTGGGCTGACACTGTTCGATCTGGACATGTTGGATGGCTGGAGGCGACAGTAGGATGTGTCCTAAACTAATGAAAACTGCAGGGAAAGTTTAGCTCCACCGACAAACAGTGTCAGGAAACTATTTAGTCCCAGCGAGGAGGCGCAACAAACGCGCACTGATGGAGAAATGTCCCATAGTTGGTCACAATCTGTGCGCTTTCTATCTTTCTGATAAACTGGAAACTGTCACAGCTTGCAATGTTTACTCTTAAAATCTTCTCCAAAGTCGACATGCAATTATCCAAAACAATTAAGAAAggggtgatttaaaaaaaaaacacctccgGGGATGAAAACAATTGAACATGCGCAAAAGTCACAAGGGAGCCAGTTGCGCACATAGGGGAGGAAACATGTGGTCCAGGTGGATTTGGCTCCACATCATTGGGCCCAATTAAGTACCATCCATGGAGAGGTTGCACGGCAGCGCGCAACGCACACGATGAAACCATTACACCCGAGCAGATAGTCCCTGGAGATCATAGCGCAGCGCCGTCAATTACACCGTGGATCCGTTATATCTGCGCACATGTTTCCTGGGTTCTTGTGAGCGGTGTGTGCGTAGGAGAGACGCTGGAGGAGGATTTAAAAAGGCGAATCCCATGTCGGCGGTTCCTCCGAGACGCACCGTGACATCGCAGCCCGCACAGCGGTGGGGGAGCCTCACGTTTGGCCGCCGAGCATCATCACGATCCTCCGCACACTTGCGCGGATGGGAGCGGAGGAGACCAACTCACCGGCcgctgctccttctcctccggTGGCAGCCGCAAACGACACCCCCCTGGTCCATGGTGCAGCGTGCGTTTGCAACACGGTCAGTTCGCCGTCAGCCTCGGCGCCGGATCACTGTCCAACAGCTGTCCATCACTGTTCAATTCCCCCCAGGGAGCGACTTGGGATTTGGTTCAGCAGCCAGGGCTCCGCGCGCGGCCAACCCGCGGCATGCAGCGTCTACCCGGCGGTGCCAACGCGCGCACTCTCCCCGGCTCGGACAGTCCGCTCGGTGTCTGGTTCGGAGAAGCGGGGCATCATCACATATTTACCGCTGATTGCTGCTTTGATGGCCATTCAACCAAGTGTGCTTCCTGCGGCCCGCCTCTCCGCCGCGCTGCCActggaggaggggagagagtgagTCACGCTTCGGCGCCTTGTCATTGGACGACAGGCCCGTCAATCAACGTCTGAAGGCTGCGCGGCCCCCGGGCGCTTTCGACGAATGGGCGGGGTCTGCCCTCACAGCTGGATGCCCCtccacccaccccctccacacacccacacacactcttggGGTCCTGGGACTTGAGGTCCAATAACATAATGAGGCCTACTCTCACAGGATGGCTTTTACTTCATTGTTTCTTTAGTTAGCCTGTATTATTTTGCCAATGCGGTTACAGTTGCAGTGGGTAGAATgtatcctccccttccaaacatgatagagaacctgtggtaaccttcagttttcatataaactcaaaaggtgtttagtttgtccagtctgggctactacaagaaacatggcggcctccatagagaggacccccgatgtaaatataaagtatttcaatataaagtgcccattctagggtaaataaaataacaatttgtataatttagatgaaacgcactcgtgaaaacatcactaggattattttgtatcaaatttctgtcaatagatccctttcacctaaatattacacactggaccttttttaaatgaggttGTATAATTTAGgcaaatttagattttgtatcATTTGTCGTCTTTAGTTTTAGATGTTTATGATTTGTCGACTTAGGCTTTACATTTTGtatgatattaaaaaaatggtAATGATTCgttaaatatgaacatttgaaaTTGCCTTTCTCATATgtatatcaaatatattttggttttaaattctTCGGCTGTGGCAACTTGAAACGGGAAATTTACACGTATTTAAAATTGTATACGTTAAATgataaatctaaaaataaaacaaaatttaaagCTATCATCATGTTCAgctctttttatcttttctaGCTAAAGTACAATAGGGTGAGTGTACCTGTGGACTATGACTTAATTAAGAACCAGTTTAAGATGGGCTTAGAAAAAATGTGTCCCTTGTACCATCATTTCCAGTGGCAGTCCACGGCCATTTACATCCAGGAAAAGAGCATTTGTGCCATTCAAGTTCACATTGTGTGCTAACAAATACAAATTGGAGGCATGTGACCGGGAGCCTCATGTGTTTGCTGGGACCAGCTCACCTCCAGTTGAAttccctctgctgcttttgGAATTCATCAAGGGTGAAACCGTGTTAACGGATAGAACAGGAGCCTCCATTCAAAACCGTCTTCATCAAATAAAAAGGGAACTCCGATATGAATCAGATACAAATTTATCTTGTTCCCTCTTCTTGTTCCGTGACTTCTTTGCTTGCTGTCTTTTcagtctcacacaaacacaatgtattGCTGAATAATACAAAGGAATATTAAACTCAAACAGATTAATGTGGGTGTGAGAAAGTGTTGATTCCTCCCCTGACATTGTCTGTTCCCTATCACCAATTAACTACAACTTCAAAGTGGACACATGTTATTTACCAGGTACACTTCACTCATGGAACAAAATACATTCTTTTACAATAGTAAActactttaaacattttaacttgCCTATAATGAACGAGCACCAAGCATATCTGTGATATGAAGCTCAGCTCAGAAGCTCAGAAAAATCCAGAACATCATTTTAAGTAAAACAAGTACATAAGCGAAAAGTACAAATATTGATAATTCAGCCCCAAGTGCGACCTTGTGCCGAGCAGAGGGTTGACGGTTGAAATTGTGCTTTATGTAAAACAGTGTGTCCCTCTCCCACAACAGCTGTTCCCCAAATCTTCAGTTCAAAATATTAAGGAGGGTAAGTAGGCTGCCGGCCTACTAAGATAATATTTATTACATgttattttgatgtaaaaacaTGACCCTCAGTGATTCAGTGGttctttattcaacatttaaactggGGCAGCTTCAGAAACGTTTATCTAATAatgaaagggatagttcacggaaaaatttaatttcactcattatctactcaccactatgccccCATACTGCTCCTGAGGTGTCTGTACAGTTTCAActgtttttttatacaaattCAAACCAGcagttcagttttatttcatcaaaaagTTTACATTCTCCTCCAATGtgcaacattttatattataaagtaTCCCTTAGAAATAAATTACTGATATTTAAATCTAGTTTTTGTTTGAgttcatacagtacatgtgtgaTCGCATGTGATGCTCTTTACATCACTTGTTTACATTGATATGATCGGACCGATGATGACAGACTGACTTGTTGTTTCATGTGACAATCGTTGGCTCTTCTGTTGCTCCTGAACGCACCTGAATGTTTAGGAGCTTGAAATAAAAGGCCAGTGATATGATCCGTCTCCTGAGACGTGCACTTCCTGACCTGCCACCAAAATCCATTTTCATTAGAGTGAATGCATGACAGTGTGGATAATGAGTTTAAAAGCTTTGTCTGAGCTGGTTTGCATCTGGTGAAGCCTTCCAGTGCCATTAAACTGCACGTCCTGTCGTCCTGCATGAGTCACTggtacatttaaaacaaacatggagaccaGCCACTTGCTCTTCCTGAATTATTAGGTGCAGTAAAACTCCCAGTTGAATAATAGTGTCTATGCTTCCCATGTTATAGGTTTATTGTAAATATAGACTCATTGTTCATTCCTGTACAAAGTATACTGGCCCCACGCAAACCATTTGTATCAAAACTTTATTCAGCAGAACCAGTTCTGGAGTAACATATGCCATGCttgagtattttctttttttaagccATGTTGAAACACAGGTCATCATTCCAGGCGTCCACATTTCTACTTTCATGCAGTTTTACAACGAGCTGCACTTCCGCTCTCtgcaacacatttcaaacaagtATCCAATATCATGCTCCACAATTTTGTGAGGAtggggagaaaaaagacaaacactttgCTGTTTGCTGCAGAACAAAGGAGCGGGAGACAGTTTCCTGATCATGATGTCAAGCAGGACTTCAGCAACATAACATTTTGGAGGTGGACTAATAAGAGGCTGATGAGTGTTAGCTTCTGAAAAAAATTGTCTTAAGAAACAATGAATGGTCCGTTCCCCCTGGTTACAGAAAATACCTCTTGTGGAAAAGTACTCAGATATATTTGAGATCATAATTTCTAAGTTTTCTGCTTTCAAGAATATTGATTTAAATCTAGAAAGGCACGCAAACATTAAAAAGTGTATGATATCAGTCGCTCTGGATACGACAGAGATCTCACTGTAGACTCTTTATTTTAACCATGATCTtctgaatataaaatgttataaatacCGGATTTGACAATTGAGAGCAGTGGCTCCTAAGCTGTGTAGTGGGATAAACTACTAGTGGTGTAACATATCTGCATTGGATTCATAGATTAATTTTTCTGGCCATATAAAGAGAAGTCTGGCAAcagtttaactttttaaatgttattttttaatgctgttaattaaattaaactcaaataaaatgttctgtgATGGAGGTGGAAATCTCAGGATTCATATAAAACTATCTGGTTGTATATTTTCTGCCAGGGGTTTGTGAGAAGATGttctttgtattgttttgatGAACAGACCATTTAAAGAGTAACACAAGCAGAAGACGTTTCTGCTGACCTCAAGTGGTTAAAGTTCCTGCTTTTAGAAAAGTATTCAGAAGGATGAAGGTGCTGCAGACTCATAGTTTCAACTACAAGAGGTCAACGAAAGAATGATTTACTGATTTGTGTTACACTTTTTGACAACTGCAGCTGAGCAAAAGAAGATAACCATTCAGGAGGACAACAGAAAAAATCTGGAATGTCCCTGGCAAAGTAAATGTCTCACTTTACCAGGAAGCCTAATAAAACAATGGAACTATTCTTATTCACAgttctctctttgtgttgtaCGTTATTAAATCCACCAACGACTACAAGCTCAGTAAATACATCAGAACCGAGCGTGTTTGTGCCTCAAGGGAAAAGCACTTCAgctcaaaataatgacaatcACTTTTATGCACTTAAGTATCGTGACATCactgtttcaaaacaaaagtccATTAACTTAACCACCCGACACATTACTGGGCTACAATGCATTTTATCCTTCGTGTCACACGTTAAAGCTCATTTAATCTGAAAACATTGTTGCTACTGTAGGTTGTGctatctgttcttttttttttttgcataagtCTCATAATAATCATGtcttcattattttcttttatgataAAAGTTGTTAACGTCCCTTTAACTGACCCCCTTAattaaggaggttatgttttcaccgctgtctgtttgtttgtaagcaagttTACACAGAAGCAACttaatggatttccacaaaacttggtggaaggatgtgggatgggtcagagaagaagccattccattttgttgcagatccaggaattgttttccactttctttaactgtgagattggatgttttttgttttttttacattttaactatttcacagggaataattattggctcttgatgaaaataaataaataaatcaggcatatttagggattTGATATCtgactattgggccttggtagAGGTGTGTGCGTGACTGAGTGTCATTCTTGTTAATTGGAGAAggacaaaaaggaagaaagtgTGCAGGGTGTAATTTGGATGGTTCACAAACTATCATTTAAATGCTAAACTATGCTAAAAGCAATTAGTTTCAATAGATAAAAGGGATAAAaaactgaagcagctgaagagaTTAGGAATGTGAGAAGGAAAAGCACGACTCCTCTTCAGCCACCTACTGGCTACTTCAGGGTAGTGAACATCAAACAATGAGGGGAAACCAACAGACAACTCATCACTGGGCAATGATGGGAAACTTAAAATTTGAAATGAGTTGACATATCAACATAATCAATGTCAGACCATGAGATACATCATCTGCGCAAACACCAAATGAACAGCAacacaagaggaaaacagaaaaccatgcaagcacaaaatgaaaataaaaatcatttattgATTAAATTAGGAATGTAATCAAAAGTCTGACTGTattgaaatgaagaaaaaaaacaacagacacatgTGGACTTGACACTGTAGATGCAAAATCTACAGACAACCTAGTTGCAGAACTAGTGTTCACATTATTTTCTCTACATTGCAGTGAAGGAAAACTGCATCTTAAAAAAAGACCATGGGGAGGTGAGAAATCGATCTTTCCATAGTGTCATTGAAAAATGAGATTATTGATTCTATCAGTGCAGGATGCAGTTCAATGCTTTGCCGTGACCGAGTAATGCAGCTCGAGTCAAAATACAGTTCCTCTGTTGCCGTAAGATCTTTGGCTGTAATAAAGTAACTGCAGTTCGTTGCCTCCGCCAAGGACGTCATGTTTTCGTCTGTGTTCGTTAGTTGGTttgcaagattacgcaaaaatgaCAATTGTTcagtggatccaggaattactTTTCACTTTCGTACACATTACGAGATAGATATTTTACTAGGAgactgatatccatgagtgtgtgggatttggagcagattcaaataaaaatgtggtttactgttgggccttggcggaggtatacacTAGATTTTAATAGCTTCCATGTCAAGTGACCCACTGACCTCAAACAAATTGTATTATAACCCTAGACAAAGAAGACTCCCCttattttattacctccaccaagtgggttgtgttttcattggcgTTTGTTGTTAGTTGGTTAAACATGGCGAGATAGGgcgttagccttggcggaggccTTCGATGCCGTACTAgttcatgaatgaaaacatcaaaacaacccaaaaaaataacaccagttcgTTCATTAGTGAGCATTTATACAACCCAGACAACAGCTGGAAgagaaaaagtaataataataacgttgCTTGATAATTTGATCGTCTGCCAGGTCAGCTCTGGCAGTTTGAAAACTGGCCGGGTTTTATGTAAATCAGATGCGATTTAGTTCCTCTTCTCTcggttgttttggtttttcatttcCTGCGCGAATACTGTTCAGCTCACTCCACTTTGCTGTAGTCGTCTATGTGGCCCAGCACCTTCTTCCTCTGTCGTATCATGTGGAAGTAAAGCTGGGGGAAGACtgaggggaggcagagggggatCAGTATGTGATAATACAGACTTTAACATCAAACTACAACAAAAGAGACTTGTTTTTATATTGCAAATTGTAATTCAGTGGAGAAATGGGAGACATTTTCTTCTagtgaagaaagaagaaaagaaaatgcctAATTTGTCTTTAGCAGGGCTCTGTATATTTGTGATTTTGAGTAAATTCTTACTGGAAGAACAGGATTGATGCTGCGTGTTTTTATTATCACAAAAGGGTGAAAAAGTAACATCTGCTTGTTGACTTACGGGGAATGTAGGAGATCATGACGAGGATGAGGAAGGTGTGGTAATCGAAGGAGAAGTTGTACTTGTTGGGAAGAGTGACGGAGTACAGGCCCGTCTTCTGCACATACGGCAGAGCTGCATAGATAGTCAGCAACTCCCCGGTCACTCCCATAGGATACAGCGCGAAGAAGAAGGTGTACCTGCAGCAGAGgggtttgtgagagagagaagggaaacaaattaaaacagtttttatgcTACATGAGGGGTGGGCAGTATAGCTGGTATCAATAGCAAAACAATGATTGAGATATGCATGATATGGATTTTATATCTTGGTGTTTGCACCACAAGAATTAATAAGTAGGCAATGGTTCGAGTACACACAGACCAATCAGTGTCTTTTAAAGAAAAGCCAACCATAAAGGGACCATAACGGTGAATTTGATTAAAGACCTGGTGCCAATTCTAATGGAAacacattaaagaaagaaagaaacagctGCATTCCCACTTTTAATCCCCAAAAAACCCTTAAAATTGTGTAGCAGCAATTATGAGACAATAGcacaaacattacattaaacTCTAAATatcctgtgaaataaatattttacaatctGCTGCTTGGcaagaatgtaaataaataggATGTAACTGCCTCTACATGGTTAATCCTAGAACCATTGAGGGATCAGGCCTTGAGAGGAGAAAGCTTTGCAATTAAACATGATACATTGAGCTGCTTTTCTCCTGCACAGAGAATAGATATCAAAGAGAGAAGATAAAATGATCCCTCTCCTCTTTAACTACAAACGGGTGAAGGAGTAGTTTTTCTCTCAGGGTGGAACTCAAGCTAAAAGTTGAATACCAATATAGCGACGGCTTCATTTGCTAGCTGGCAACAAAGACTGTGGGGAGGGAGGAACTTGACAACTGTTGCTCTGCTTGTAGATGCACATGAATCCCACCGGGCAGATAAGGAGATGAAGATTTGTACGGTGGAAACAGCACAAGATTTTCAGCGGGTGTGACGATCCATGTTCCTCAGCAAGTTAACAGACGTTTTCCTACCTTGCCCATTTGATGAGGTACGGCAGGTGGTTGAGCAGGCTGAAGGTGTAGAAGGAGTAGCGGATGATCTCTGTGACGGTCCAGGCTGTGACGAACAGCAGCACGCTGTCCTCGCTCTGCacctgcacaaaacacaaaggatgatgggaggagGAACGAGTGGGGAACAAGCATCATGCTGCGGTAGTTAATCTGCTGTTGGATAATCTAGACTCTTCATCGCAGAACCATGCTGTTTGAAATCAGATCACACGGCAGGCCCATGGTCTCCATCCTCAGATATTAGGTTAAAACTGATGCATTAGgatgttaaagaaataaaagacgcAATCCCTGACACACACTTATGGTCTATATACAGTTTTCATACACATTGAATAAGAATCTGAGAAAAACTTGTTAGTACATCATACAAtagacaaacaaaagaaacacaacattaaaacatcaaaTGCATCGGTTATTCACTAGATTCATTCCTGCAACTCTACAGCAAGACCGTCTGACATTACTTACACATTTACTCCTCTCCAATCTAATCCAATCCAAATCTATCAACAGGGCAAACAGTACATCAACTGGTCACGATTGAACATGAAGCCATTTTCCACTATTGTGTCACtacagcagctttcagacatgcactgaactcctgaaaTAGACATTTCCCCAAGTTCTTCTTGCCAGCCGCCTGATAAAATGTCCGGGTAATGTCTGAGTGAGGCCGAAAAGAACACAGtgggaaaatgtccggaaaatttagagcgagcgagtgggtgtgttggtgaatagggctgcacgatatcAGGAAAACATATGATATGCGataacgttgtttaatatcACGATGACGATATGATTTgcgataaaaaaaacataaacagtccctggctactGACGCAgagaccacggacagctccacagccggGAGAAGGCGCACAGCCCAGCTGCAGCACCACCAAGTCGGGGGCAGACATCAGGGAGCCAaacacagctccactaagtccactcAGTGTTAgtttggggtcttttcatacatttttggACCGTGAAGTTAGTTTTTTACTGTTATTAACAGCTCGGTCAGTAATTTACATCGTCTCTCGTGTCTCTGTCATTCGCGCTGTGCACTGCTTCAACTGCGTCAAACAAA
Proteins encoded in this window:
- the hacd2 gene encoding very-long-chain (3R)-3-hydroxyacyl-CoA dehydratase 2 encodes the protein MSAAAAGTKAAHGDVAPKKKRGPGALATAYLVIYNVVMTAGWLVIAVGLVRAYLARGSYHGLYYSIEKPLKFFQTGAILEILHCAVGIVPSSVVLTGFQVMSRVFLTWAVTHSVREVQSEDSVLLFVTAWTVTEIIRYSFYTFSLLNHLPYLIKWARYTFFFALYPMGVTGELLTIYAALPYVQKTGLYSVTLPNKYNFSFDYHTFLILVMISYIPLFPQLYFHMIRQRKKVLGHIDDYSKVE